In Daucus carota subsp. sativus chromosome 4, DH1 v3.0, whole genome shotgun sequence, one DNA window encodes the following:
- the LOC108217581 gene encoding uncharacterized protein LOC108217581 — protein sequence MNYISSSTLFLLLLISQNILFYQIADAGKRRVHITNDLDDVVDNEEDEAWKEWGKKKSSPDADLPDIDFSQQTDFTKMQTEMMKYQTGPAFGFVKLRLGQRRKPDMVSEIALKWTKLSKTGTLDVKFMGVDLSTIMFTLEKGQDSFELKDFILNQPDAYEVKIGDQIFRRPGDAPFDVEFQKHHGDEDKVDYTRSAKNDEQQTDEL from the exons ATGAACTACATATCCAGCTCCACCCTCTTCCTCCTCCTCCTAATCtcccaaaatatattattttatcagaTTGCAGATGCGGGAAAGCGGCGTGTTCACATCACAAACGATCTAGATGACGTCGTtgacaatgaagaagatgaagccTGGAAAGAATGGGGCAAAAAGAAATCGTCGCCCGACGCCGATTTGCCAGACATTGATTTCTCTCAACAAACTGATTTTACAAAGATGCAAACGGAAATGATGAAGTACCAAACCGGCCCGGCTTTTGGCTTTGTTAAGCTCCGGCTAGGTCAGCGGAGAAAACCG GATATGGTATCTGAGATTGCATTGAAGTGGACCAAACTTTCAAAAACTGGGACTCTTGATGTAAAGTTTATGGGAGTTGATTTGAGCACAATTATGTTCACATTGGAGAAAGGTCAAGACTCTTTTGAG TTGAAAGATTTCATATTGAACCAACCGGATGCATATGAGGTTAAGATAGGAGACCAGATTTTTCGAAGACCTGGTGATGCTCCGTTTGATGTTGAATTTCAAAAACATCATGGGGACGAAGACAAGGTAGACTATACCAGATCGGCCAAGAATGACGAACAGCAGACAGATGAGTTATAG